Proteins from a genomic interval of Acinonyx jubatus isolate Ajub_Pintada_27869175 chromosome B4, VMU_Ajub_asm_v1.0, whole genome shotgun sequence:
- the CPM gene encoding carboxypeptidase M isoform X4, with product MPSMNPDGFEAVVKPDCFYSNGRENSNYYDLNRNFPDAFELNNVSRQPETAAVMEWLKTETFVLSANLHGGALVASYPFDNGVPATGTLYSRSITPDDDVFQYLAHTYASRNPTMKKGDQCKTKMNFPNGITNGYSWYPLKGGMQDYNYIWAQCFEITLELSCCKYPHEEKLPFFWNKNKASLIEYIKQVHLGVKGQVFDQNGNPLPNVIVEVQNRKHICPYRTNKFGEYYLLLLPGSYIINVTVPGHDPYLTKVVIPEKSQNFSALKKDILLPFRGQLDSIPVSNPSCSKIPLYSDLPSHSEATKPGLFLFLVTVFHIFVK from the exons ggaaaatagtaACTACTATGACCTGAATAGAAACTTCCCAGATGCTTTTGAACTTAATAATGTATCGAGGCAGCCTGAAACTGCAGCTGTCATGGAGTGGCTGAAAACAGAGACGTTCGTCCTCTCTGCAAACCTCCATGGTGGCGCCCTGGTGGCGAGTTACCCGTTTGACAATGGTGTTCCAG CAACTGGGACGTTATACTCCCGTAGCATAACCCCTGATGATGATGTGTTTCAATACCTTGCACATACCTATGCTTCAAGAAATCCCACCATGAAGAAAGGAGATCAGTGTAAAACTAAGATGAACTTTCCTAATGGAATTACAAATGGCTACTCTTGGTATCCACTCAAAG GTGGAATGCAAGATTACAACTACATCTGGGCCCAGTGTTTTGAAATTACATTGGAGCTGTCGTGCTGTAAATATCCTCATGAGGAGAAGCTTCCATTCTTctggaataaaaacaaagcctCATTGATTGAATATATAAAACAGGTGCACCTAG GTGTAAAGGGTCAAGTTTTTGATCAGAATGGAAATCCGTTACCCAATGTAATTGTAGAAgtccaaaacagaaaacatatctGCCCTTATAGAACCAACAAATTTGGAGAGTATTATCTCCTTCTCTTGCCTGGGTCCTACATAATAAAT GTTACAGTCCCAGGGCATGATCCATACCTCACAAAGGTGGTTATTCCAGAAAAATCCCAGAACTTCAGTGCTCTTAAAAAGGATATTTTACTTCCATTCAGAGGGCAACTGGATTCTATCCCAGTATCAAATCCTTCATGTTCTAAGATTCCTCTATATAGTGATTTGCCAAGCCACTCAGAGGCAACAAAGCCTGGtctgttcttatttttagtgACTGTCTTTcacatatttgtcaaataa